From one Gemmobacter sp. genomic stretch:
- a CDS encoding 3-oxoacid CoA-transferase subunit B, with the protein MGWDRNQMAARAAQELQDGWYVNLGIGIPTLVSNYIPEGMTVTLQSENGMLGMGAFPFEGEEDADLINAGKQTITELPQTAFFDSAQSFAMIRGGKIAMAILGGMEVSETGDLANWMVPGKLVKGMGGAMDLVAGVGRVVVVMDHTSKHGDSKVLKECTLPLTGKGVVDRIITNLGVLDVVPGGLKIVQCADGVTEADLRAATEATIID; encoded by the coding sequence ATGGGCTGGGACCGGAACCAGATGGCGGCCCGCGCCGCCCAGGAACTGCAAGACGGCTGGTATGTGAACCTCGGGATCGGCATTCCGACCCTGGTGTCGAACTACATCCCCGAAGGGATGACCGTGACCCTGCAATCGGAAAACGGCATGCTGGGCATGGGGGCGTTTCCGTTCGAGGGCGAGGAAGACGCCGACCTGATCAACGCCGGCAAGCAGACCATCACCGAACTGCCGCAGACCGCCTTCTTCGACAGCGCGCAAAGCTTTGCGATGATCCGCGGCGGCAAGATCGCCATGGCGATCCTGGGCGGCATGGAAGTGTCGGAAACCGGCGATCTGGCCAACTGGATGGTGCCGGGCAAACTGGTCAAGGGCATGGGCGGCGCGATGGATCTGGTCGCCGGCGTCGGCCGCGTGGTGGTGGTGATGGACCACACCTCGAAGCACGGCGATTCCAAGGTACTCAAGGAATGCACCCTGCCGCTGACCGGCAAGGGCGTGGTCGACCGCATCATCACCAACCTGGGCGTGCTGGACGTGGTGCCGGGCGGGCTGAAGATCGTGCAATGCGCCGATGGCGTGACCGAAGCCGACCTGCGCGCCGCGACCGAGGCGACCATCATCGACTGA
- the pip gene encoding prolyl aminopeptidase, whose product MDRTDGHRRAADYLYPPIEPFDRRVIDMGDGHRVYVEQCGNPQGRPVVVVHGGPGGGCSPAMRRFFDPQVYRIVLFDQRGCGRSRPIAAVAANTTWDLVADMEAIRTTLGIDAWVLFGGSWGATLSLVYAITHPGRVDHLILRGVFLMTRAELDWFYGGGAGRFFPEEWRRFAEAIPEAERTDLIAAYHRRLFSGDMAEEVRFGRLWSGWENALASIGAEGAGVEAPPDYARAFARLECHYFQNDGFLAQDGWILANRHRIEHLPATIVQGRYDMICPPASAWALADGWARARLYMVPMAGHALSEPGITAELVRATFALR is encoded by the coding sequence ATGGACAGAACAGACGGACACAGGCGCGCAGCCGACTACCTTTATCCGCCGATCGAGCCCTTCGACCGGCGCGTGATCGACATGGGCGACGGCCACCGGGTTTATGTCGAGCAATGCGGCAACCCGCAAGGCCGCCCGGTGGTGGTGGTGCATGGCGGCCCCGGCGGCGGGTGCAGCCCGGCGATGCGGCGGTTCTTCGACCCGCAGGTCTACCGGATCGTGCTGTTCGACCAGCGCGGCTGCGGCCGGTCGCGCCCCATCGCGGCGGTGGCCGCCAACACCACCTGGGATCTGGTCGCCGACATGGAGGCGATCCGCACCACGCTGGGGATCGACGCCTGGGTGCTGTTCGGCGGCAGCTGGGGGGCAACGCTGTCGCTGGTCTATGCCATCACCCATCCTGGCCGGGTCGACCACCTGATCCTGCGCGGCGTGTTCCTGATGACGCGGGCAGAGCTTGACTGGTTCTACGGTGGGGGCGCCGGGCGGTTCTTTCCCGAAGAATGGCGCCGCTTTGCCGAAGCCATCCCCGAGGCCGAACGCACCGACCTGATCGCCGCCTATCACCGCCGGCTGTTTTCCGGCGACATGGCCGAGGAGGTGCGGTTCGGCCGCCTGTGGTCGGGCTGGGAAAACGCCCTTGCCTCGATCGGCGCCGAAGGGGCCGGGGTCGAGGCGCCGCCCGATTACGCCCGCGCCTTTGCCCGGCTGGAATGCCATTATTTCCAGAACGACGGCTTTCTGGCGCAGGATGGCTGGATTCTGGCCAACCGCCACCGGATCGAGCATCTGCCGGCCACCATCGTGCAGGGCCGCTATGACATGATCTGCCCCCCGGCCTCGGCCTGGGCGCTGGCCGATGGCTGGGCGCGGGCGCGGCTGTACATGGTGCCGATGGCGGGGCATGCGCTGTCGGAACCCGGGATCACGGCAGAGCTGGTGCGGGCGACCTTTGCCCTGAGGTAA
- a CDS encoding CoA transferase subunit A, whose amino-acid sequence MKKVYASAAEALDGLLFDGMTIAAGGFGLCGIPELLIAAIRENGVKDLVVASNNCGVDGFGLGILLESRQIRKMISSYVGENAEFMRQYLSGELELEFNPQGTLAERMRAGGAGIPGFYTATGVGTVIAEGKDHKDFNGKTYILETGIVTDISIVKAWKADPSGNLVFRKTARNFNPPAATCGKICIVEVEEIVPLGSIDPDHIHLPGIYVHRIIQGQHEKRIEQRTVRKREAV is encoded by the coding sequence ATGAAGAAAGTCTATGCATCCGCGGCAGAGGCCCTGGACGGGCTTCTGTTCGACGGAATGACGATTGCGGCAGGCGGGTTCGGCCTGTGCGGCATCCCGGAACTGCTGATTGCAGCCATCCGCGAAAACGGCGTCAAGGATCTGGTCGTCGCATCGAACAACTGCGGCGTCGACGGGTTCGGGCTGGGGATCCTTCTGGAATCGCGCCAGATCCGCAAGATGATCTCGTCCTATGTCGGCGAGAACGCGGAATTCATGCGCCAGTATCTGTCGGGCGAGCTGGAACTGGAATTCAACCCGCAAGGCACCCTGGCCGAACGCATGCGCGCCGGCGGCGCCGGGATCCCGGGGTTCTACACCGCGACCGGCGTCGGCACGGTGATTGCCGAGGGCAAGGACCACAAGGATTTCAACGGCAAGACCTATATCCTTGAAACCGGCATCGTGACCGACATCTCCATCGTCAAGGCGTGGAAGGCCGATCCTTCGGGCAACCTCGTGTTCCGCAAGACCGCGCGCAACTTCAACCCGCCGGCGGCGACCTGCGGCAAGATCTGCATCGTCGAGGTCGAGGAAATCGTGCCGCTCGGCTCGATCGACCCCGACCATATCCACCTGCCGGGGATCTACGTGCATCGCATCATCCAGGGGCAGCACGAAAAACGCATCGAACAGCGCACCGTGCGCAAGCGGGAGGCCGTGTGA
- a CDS encoding PaaI family thioesterase, translating to MASPFTPQQFLEALPHARALSMQLDSVTEDGRVTLSMPWDARLVGDPSTGVLHGGAVYALMDTACGIATTLHPQSSGGTATLDLRIDYMRPATPGQRIRAEAFCYNMTRTVAFIRVVATDDDDARPVATASGAFTNEASRRKGKE from the coding sequence ATGGCCAGCCCCTTTACCCCGCAACAGTTCCTGGAGGCGCTGCCCCATGCCCGCGCGCTGTCGATGCAGCTGGACAGCGTGACCGAGGATGGCCGCGTCACGCTGTCGATGCCCTGGGATGCGCGGCTGGTGGGCGATCCGTCCACCGGCGTGCTGCATGGCGGGGCGGTCTATGCGCTGATGGACACCGCCTGCGGCATCGCCACCACGCTGCACCCGCAAAGCTCGGGCGGCACGGCAACGCTGGATCTGCGGATCGACTACATGCGCCCCGCCACCCCCGGCCAGCGCATCCGGGCCGAGGCGTTCTGCTACAACATGACCCGCACCGTCGCCTTCATCCGCGTGGTGGCGACCGATGACGACGATGCCCGCCCGGTGGCCACCGCCAGCGGCGCCTTCACCAACGAAGCCAGCCGCAGAAAGGGCAAGGAATGA
- a CDS encoding AI-2E family transporter — protein sequence MTPPPTGPQPPKDDFRRLEVWLLGIIAFAVILFLLVQAKFLLISLAIAIMLFSLTSDAIGYFQRLRFGDARFSVWVASLLAVMLIALVLISLSALLLSQANTVVFTVMQYAEPAQKAVATLFSWMGADVEQAVLNWLKGVQIGPWLATLAGQAGNIASGAVLVTLFVGFLFLERLWFRPKLVSLMGDAHSAERVERIISSIVHRVNRYLVVKTIVSLVTGALVWLVMVAFGLELAVAMAILTFVLNFIPNVGSIVATIAVGLVAYIQTGTPVTGIAVLALVTAIQFVVGQILDPLFLGKTLQLSSFGIIASLAFWAAVWGVPGMFLAVPIMVSVMIVCSHIPRLRPVAVLLSREGLPEADVDQPPAAR from the coding sequence ATGACACCGCCCCCGACCGGCCCGCAGCCGCCCAAGGATGATTTCCGCCGGCTCGAGGTCTGGTTGCTGGGCATCATCGCCTTTGCGGTGATCCTGTTCCTGCTGGTGCAGGCCAAGTTCCTGCTGATCTCGCTGGCGATCGCGATCATGCTGTTCTCGCTGACCTCGGATGCCATCGGCTATTTCCAGCGCCTGCGCTTTGGCGATGCGCGGTTTTCGGTCTGGGTGGCCAGCCTTCTGGCGGTGATGCTGATCGCGCTGGTGCTGATCTCGTTGTCGGCGCTGCTGCTGTCGCAGGCGAACACCGTGGTGTTCACCGTGATGCAATATGCCGAACCGGCGCAAAAGGCGGTGGCGACGCTGTTTTCCTGGATGGGCGCCGATGTGGAACAGGCGGTGCTGAACTGGCTCAAGGGGGTGCAGATCGGCCCCTGGCTGGCCACGCTGGCCGGACAGGCCGGCAACATCGCCTCGGGCGCGGTGCTGGTCACGCTGTTCGTGGGCTTCCTGTTCCTGGAACGGCTGTGGTTCCGCCCCAAGCTGGTCAGCCTGATGGGCGATGCCCACAGCGCCGAACGGGTGGAACGGATCATCTCCTCGATCGTGCATCGGGTGAACCGCTATCTGGTGGTGAAAACCATCGTCAGCCTGGTCACCGGCGCGCTGGTCTGGCTGGTGATGGTGGCCTTCGGGCTGGAACTGGCCGTCGCCATGGCGATCCTGACCTTCGTGCTGAACTTCATTCCCAACGTGGGCTCCATCGTCGCCACCATCGCCGTCGGGCTGGTCGCCTATATCCAGACCGGCACGCCTGTCACCGGCATCGCGGTGCTGGCGCTGGTGACGGCCATCCAGTTCGTGGTGGGCCAGATCCTCGACCCGCTGTTCCTGGGCAAGACGCTGCAACTGTCGTCCTTCGGCATCATCGCCTCGCTGGCGTTCTGGGCGGCGGTCTGGGGCGTGCCGGGGATGTTCCTGGCGGTGCCGATCATGGTGTCGGTGATGATCGTCTGTTCCCACATTCCCCGCCTGCGCCCCGTTGCCGTACTCTTGTCGCGCGAAGGCCTGCCCGAGGCCGATGTCGACCAGCCCCCTGCGGCACGCTAG
- a CDS encoding PaaI family thioesterase — MTTRQRPEPVQVVKQRRDAALRALVNGVPYIQFMGFQFDRRGDELTAIMPFDDSLIGNPLLPALHGGATAGFLETTAIIELAWQVLWEDMEQGRLDPTTLHPTHLPKLPKTIDFTVDYLRSGLPRDAYARARVNRSGRRYASVHVEAWQDNRSRLFAQATGHFLMPERPDPRG; from the coding sequence ATGACCACGCGCCAGCGTCCCGAACCCGTCCAGGTCGTCAAGCAGCGCCGCGATGCCGCGCTGCGGGCGCTGGTGAACGGCGTGCCCTATATCCAGTTCATGGGCTTCCAGTTCGACCGCCGCGGCGACGAGCTGACGGCGATCATGCCGTTCGACGACAGCCTGATCGGCAATCCGCTGCTGCCCGCGCTGCATGGCGGCGCCACCGCCGGGTTCCTGGAAACCACCGCCATCATCGAACTGGCCTGGCAGGTGCTGTGGGAGGACATGGAGCAGGGCCGGCTGGATCCGACGACGCTGCACCCGACCCACCTGCCGAAGCTGCCCAAGACCATCGACTTCACCGTCGATTACCTGCGGTCCGGCCTGCCGCGCGATGCCTATGCGCGGGCGCGGGTGAACCGATCGGGGCGGCGCTATGCCTCGGTCCATGTCGAGGCCTGGCAAGACAACCGATCACGCCTGTTCGCCCAGGCGACCGGGCATTTCCTGATGCCCGAACGGCCGGATCCGCGCGGATAG
- the pheS gene encoding phenylalanine--tRNA ligase subunit alpha — protein sequence MIPLDTLRARYLDGILASSDEAALEDLRLAALGKKGEVALLMRELGKMSAEERQTTGKALNELKDELDAALRARKASLADAALEERLRAEWLDVTLPSRPRRLGTIHPVSQVTEECTAIFADMGFAVAEGPQIETDWFNFDALNIAPEHPARQEHDTFFMHRAAGDNRPPHVLRTHTSPVQIRAMQAQGAPIRVIAPGRVYRMDMDQTHTPMFHQIEGLAIDREISMANLKWVLEEFFSAYFGTKVKTRFRASHFPFTEPSAEVDIQCSWVGGTLKVGEGDGWLEVLGSGMVHPKVLAAAGVDPTQWQGFAFGMGIDRMAMLKYGIPDLRAFFESDLRWLRHYGFGALDMPSVHAG from the coding sequence ATGATCCCGCTCGACACCCTGCGCGCCCGCTATCTTGACGGCATCCTTGCCTCCTCGGACGAGGCGGCGCTGGAAGACCTGCGGCTGGCCGCGCTGGGGAAAAAGGGCGAAGTCGCGCTGCTGATGCGCGAACTGGGCAAGATGAGCGCCGAGGAACGCCAGACCACCGGCAAGGCGCTGAACGAGCTGAAGGACGAACTGGACGCCGCGCTGCGCGCCCGCAAGGCCTCGCTGGCCGATGCGGCGCTGGAAGAACGGCTGCGCGCCGAATGGCTGGACGTGACGCTGCCGTCGCGCCCGCGCCGTCTGGGCACCATCCACCCGGTCAGCCAGGTGACCGAGGAATGCACGGCGATCTTTGCCGACATGGGATTCGCCGTTGCCGAAGGCCCGCAGATCGAGACCGACTGGTTCAACTTCGACGCGCTGAACATTGCCCCCGAGCATCCGGCGCGGCAGGAACATGACACGTTCTTCATGCACCGCGCGGCGGGTGACAACCGCCCGCCCCATGTGCTGCGCACCCATACCAGCCCCGTGCAGATCCGCGCCATGCAGGCGCAGGGCGCGCCGATCCGCGTGATCGCGCCGGGCCGGGTCTATCGCATGGACATGGACCAGACCCATACGCCGATGTTCCACCAGATCGAGGGTCTGGCCATCGACCGCGAGATTTCCATGGCCAACCTGAAATGGGTGCTGGAGGAATTCTTCAGCGCCTATTTCGGCACCAAGGTAAAGACCCGGTTCCGCGCCAGCCATTTCCCGTTCACCGAACCCTCGGCCGAAGTCGACATCCAGTGCAGCTGGGTCGGCGGCACGCTGAAGGTCGGCGAAGGCGACGGCTGGCTGGAGGTGCTGGGATCGGGGATGGTGCATCCCAAGGTGCTGGCAGCGGCCGGGGTGGACCCGACCCAATGGCAAGGCTTTGCCTTTGGCATGGGAATCGACCGGATGGCGATGCTGAAATACGGCATCCCCGACCTGCGGGCCTTTTTCGAATCCGATCTGCGCTGGCTGCGGCACTATGGCTTTGGCGCGCTGGACATGCCCAGCGTCCACGCCGGCTGA
- a CDS encoding amidase, whose protein sequence is MGTEWLTLPAAELGRGIGDGSIHAVELAEAFLDALAAPDTGRIYARLTPDRARAEAMAAHGRAKSGLRRGLLDGVPVSWKDLFDTAGTATEAGSALLAGRTPARDAMVLERATRAGLVCLGKTHMSELAFSGLGLNPVTATPPNINDPRAVPGGSSSGAAASVAFGLAPAAIGSDTGGSVRIPSAWNDLVGLKTTHGRLPLAGTVPLCERFDTVGPLCRTVEDCALLLGVLDAGKTPDLAGATLAGTRLAVLETVALDDLRPEPARAFDDALARLARAGARIERIRFPALAEAMALAPTLFTGEAWGIWRDTIEAAPHKMFPQILDRFRGGASVTAADYVAGWRRLATLRAEWAAAAAGYDAVLTPTSPILPPDADRLRADSAYYVTENLLTLRNTRIGNLMDACALSLPTSVPSCGIQLLAPALAEERLLRLGVAAEAALR, encoded by the coding sequence ATGGGCACGGAATGGCTGACACTGCCGGCGGCGGAACTGGGGCGCGGGATCGGCGATGGGTCCATCCATGCCGTCGAACTGGCCGAGGCGTTTCTTGACGCCCTTGCAGCCCCCGACACCGGCCGCATCTATGCCCGCCTGACCCCCGACCGCGCCCGCGCCGAGGCGATGGCCGCCCATGGCCGCGCCAAATCCGGCCTGCGGCGCGGCCTGCTGGATGGCGTTCCGGTCAGCTGGAAGGATCTGTTCGACACCGCCGGCACCGCAACCGAGGCCGGTTCCGCCCTGCTGGCCGGCCGCACGCCCGCCCGCGACGCCATGGTGCTGGAACGCGCCACGCGGGCCGGTCTGGTATGCCTGGGCAAGACCCATATGTCGGAACTGGCGTTTTCGGGCCTTGGCCTGAACCCCGTCACCGCGACGCCCCCCAACATCAACGACCCGCGCGCGGTGCCGGGGGGCTCGTCCTCGGGCGCCGCGGCCTCGGTCGCCTTCGGGCTGGCACCGGCGGCCATCGGGTCGGACACCGGCGGATCGGTGCGCATCCCTTCGGCCTGGAACGACCTCGTGGGGTTGAAGACCACCCATGGCCGCCTGCCGCTGGCCGGCACCGTGCCGCTGTGCGAACGCTTCGATACCGTGGGCCCGCTGTGCCGCACGGTCGAGGATTGCGCCCTGCTGCTGGGCGTGCTGGACGCCGGCAAGACGCCCGACCTGGCCGGCGCCACCCTGGCCGGCACCCGGCTGGCCGTGCTGGAAACCGTGGCGCTGGACGACCTGCGCCCCGAACCCGCCCGCGCCTTTGACGATGCGCTGGCCCGCCTGGCCCGCGCCGGCGCCCGGATCGAGCGGATCCGCTTTCCCGCCCTGGCCGAGGCGATGGCCCTTGCCCCGACCCTGTTCACCGGCGAGGCCTGGGGCATCTGGCGCGACACCATCGAGGCCGCGCCGCACAAGATGTTCCCGCAAATCCTTGACCGTTTCCGCGGCGGCGCCAGCGTGACGGCGGCGGATTATGTGGCCGGCTGGCGCCGGCTGGCCACCCTGCGCGCCGAATGGGCGGCGGCGGCGGCCGGATATGATGCGGTGCTGACCCCCACCTCGCCCATCCTGCCGCCCGATGCCGACCGGCTGCGGGCCGACAGCGCCTATTACGTCACCGAAAACCTGCTGACCCTGCGCAACACCCGCATCGGCAACCTGATGGATGCCTGCGCGCTCAGCCTGCCCACCTCGGTGCCGTCCTGCGGGATCCAGCTGCTGGCGCCCGCTCTGGCCGAGGAACGCCTGTTGCGCCTGGGGGTAGCGGCCGAAGCCGCGCTGCGCTGA
- a CDS encoding MerR family DNA-binding transcriptional regulator, whose amino-acid sequence MADLQLTFKEMCARFDVTPRTLRYYEYIELLAPQKEGRARFYGPREVARMTLILRGRRFGFGLEEIRQWLEIYQTTGTAAQLQAFVAMADRQMAEIDRQVTELAASRADLAALRAETLRELAALGGPDA is encoded by the coding sequence ATGGCCGATCTGCAACTGACCTTCAAGGAGATGTGCGCCCGTTTCGACGTGACGCCGCGGACCCTGCGCTATTACGAATATATCGAGCTTCTGGCCCCCCAGAAGGAGGGCCGCGCCCGGTTCTACGGCCCGCGCGAGGTGGCGCGCATGACGCTGATCCTGCGCGGCCGCCGCTTTGGCTTCGGGCTGGAGGAGATCCGGCAATGGCTGGAAATCTACCAGACCACCGGCACCGCCGCGCAGTTGCAGGCCTTTGTCGCCATGGCCGACCGCCAGATGGCCGAGATCGACCGCCAGGTGACCGAGTTGGCCGCCTCGCGCGCCGATCTGGCGGCGCTCAGGGCGGAAACCTTGCGTGAACTGGCCGCGCTTGGCGGCCCCGACGCTTGA
- the ubiG gene encoding bifunctional 2-polyprenyl-6-hydroxyphenol methylase/3-demethylubiquinol 3-O-methyltransferase UbiG has product MSLTTTVDPAEVAKFEAMAAEWWDPAGKFKPLHMLNPCRLDYICTQIAAEFGRDLAADRPFAGLRLLDIGCGGGLLAEPMARLGADVVGADAAERNIPVARIHADQSGLTIDYRHTTAEALAAAGERFDVVLNMEVVEHVADPLAYLTACHDLLKPGGLMVCSTLNRNLKSYMMAIVGAEQVMRWLPRGTHDWAKFITPDELCDLLRRAGLDPVDRRGMVFNPLGWSWSLSDRDLSVNYATTSLRRG; this is encoded by the coding sequence ATGAGCCTGACCACAACCGTCGATCCCGCCGAAGTCGCCAAGTTCGAGGCGATGGCCGCCGAATGGTGGGATCCGGCCGGCAAGTTCAAGCCGCTGCACATGCTGAACCCCTGCCGGCTGGACTACATCTGCACCCAGATCGCCGCCGAATTCGGCCGCGACCTGGCCGCCGACCGCCCTTTCGCGGGGCTGCGCCTGCTGGACATCGGCTGCGGCGGGGGGTTGCTGGCAGAACCCATGGCGCGGCTGGGCGCCGACGTGGTGGGGGCCGATGCGGCCGAGCGCAACATTCCGGTGGCCCGCATCCATGCCGACCAGTCGGGGCTGACCATCGACTACCGCCATACGACGGCCGAGGCGCTGGCCGCGGCGGGCGAACGGTTCGATGTGGTGCTGAACATGGAGGTGGTGGAACATGTGGCCGATCCGCTGGCCTATCTGACCGCCTGCCACGATCTGCTGAAACCCGGCGGGCTGATGGTGTGTTCCACGCTGAACCGGAACCTCAAAAGCTACATGATGGCGATTGTCGGCGCCGAACAGGTCATGCGCTGGCTGCCGCGCGGCACGCATGACTGGGCGAAATTCATCACCCCCGACGAGTTGTGCGACCTGCTGCGCCGGGCAGGGCTGGACCCGGTGGATCGCCGGGGCATGGTGTTCAACCCGCTGGGCTGGTCGTGGTCGCTGTCGGACCGCGACCTGTCGGTGAACTACGCCACCACCAGCCTGCGCCGCGGATAG
- a CDS encoding branched-chain amino acid aminotransferase: MAFGTNIRTWFDGKWHDGDVMVMRAGDHGIWQGSSVFDGARWFEGMAPDLNLHCARLNRSAEAMMMTPTMEADTMAAIAREGLAPYGAEASVYVRPMYWAAHGSEVGVAPLGSSTVFALCLEQVAMPTAQDSTTLTRTRFRRPVLESTICNAKAGALYPNNARMLIEAQQKGYGNALAADVMGNVAETATSNVFMVKDGEIFTPIANGTFLSGLTRARHIANLRADGYRVHETVLSFDDFHKADEVFLSGNFAKVLAVREFDGTHYPAPGPVTKKVRELYWDWARTDAARR; this comes from the coding sequence ATGGCGTTCGGAACGAATATCCGCACCTGGTTCGACGGCAAATGGCACGATGGCGATGTCATGGTGATGCGGGCGGGCGACCATGGCATCTGGCAGGGATCCAGCGTCTTTGACGGCGCCCGCTGGTTCGAAGGCATGGCGCCCGACCTGAACCTGCATTGCGCCCGCCTGAACCGTTCGGCCGAAGCCATGATGATGACCCCCACGATGGAGGCCGACACCATGGCCGCCATCGCGCGCGAGGGGCTGGCCCCCTATGGCGCCGAGGCGTCCGTCTATGTCCGCCCGATGTACTGGGCCGCCCATGGATCCGAAGTCGGCGTCGCGCCGCTGGGCAGCTCGACCGTGTTCGCCCTGTGCCTGGAACAGGTGGCCATGCCCACCGCGCAGGACAGCACCACCCTGACCCGCACCCGGTTCCGCCGCCCGGTGCTGGAATCGACCATCTGCAATGCCAAGGCCGGGGCGCTTTATCCCAACAACGCCCGCATGCTGATCGAGGCGCAGCAAAAGGGCTATGGCAACGCGCTGGCCGCCGATGTCATGGGCAATGTCGCCGAAACCGCCACCTCGAACGTCTTCATGGTCAAGGATGGCGAGATCTTCACCCCGATCGCCAACGGCACCTTCCTGTCGGGCCTGACCCGCGCGCGCCATATCGCCAACCTGCGCGCCGATGGCTACCGCGTGCATGAAACCGTGCTGAGCTTTGACGATTTCCACAAGGCGGACGAGGTTTTCCTGTCGGGCAACTTCGCCAAGGTGCTGGCGGTGCGCGAATTCGACGGCACCCATTACCCCGCGCCCGGCCCCGTCACGAAAAAGGTACGCGAACTGTACTGGGACTGGGCCCGCACCGACGCGGCACGTCGCTAG